The following proteins are encoded in a genomic region of bacterium:
- a CDS encoding (Fe-S)-binding protein, with translation MEAIIQPKDVSDKVREILKTANMNACLTCGTCVAGCPSSGIDEMDPRQVYRMLAYGLEQEVVASRWPWVCTGCLRCNRECPMGVDMAPIQKTLKAMRAREDVPGSLHKGAVTCVEKGNHIGVPQGDYLWLLEDSAEELDQAEGLTGIKVPVDKEGANYLFFPNSKEVFGEPDDMKWWWKIFYAAKEDWTVPSENWDSYNWGFFTANDELHKAIVTHQVDNMYKLKAKTMILPDCGGGSLACRMGIHKWFPEALNDWNYVYLYDVLKKYLEEGRIKIDKSRHPQLVTYHDSCSHGRKIEMSFGRGYYEEPRWIVNQCCENFVEMHPNRSNSYCCGAGAGMWAGPYKDAAKYHGRRKAESIRNSGAEMVIVSCSNCRDMIMKALTKEYDLDIEVKYLWQLVADSLILE, from the coding sequence ATGGAAGCGATTATTCAACCGAAAGATGTCTCTGATAAAGTCAGGGAAATTCTGAAGACGGCCAACATGAATGCCTGCTTAACCTGTGGGACCTGTGTGGCCGGATGCCCATCTTCAGGCATTGATGAGATGGACCCGAGACAGGTGTATCGCATGCTGGCTTATGGGCTGGAACAAGAGGTGGTTGCCTCCAGGTGGCCCTGGGTGTGCACGGGATGTTTGAGATGTAACCGGGAGTGTCCGATGGGAGTCGATATGGCGCCTATCCAGAAGACCCTTAAGGCAATGCGAGCCAGGGAAGATGTCCCGGGTTCTCTTCATAAGGGAGCAGTTACGTGCGTGGAAAAAGGGAATCACATCGGCGTGCCACAAGGAGACTACCTCTGGCTGCTGGAAGATAGCGCCGAAGAGTTAGATCAAGCAGAAGGGCTTACCGGAATTAAGGTGCCAGTTGATAAAGAAGGGGCTAATTACCTCTTTTTTCCTAATTCCAAGGAGGTCTTTGGCGAGCCGGATGATATGAAATGGTGGTGGAAGATATTCTATGCCGCTAAAGAAGATTGGACCGTTCCCTCAGAAAACTGGGATTCATATAACTGGGGCTTTTTTACGGCTAATGACGAGCTTCACAAGGCCATTGTAACGCACCAGGTAGATAATATGTATAAGTTAAAGGCAAAGACCATGATCCTGCCTGACTGCGGGGGTGGTTCCTTAGCCTGTCGAATGGGCATACATAAATGGTTTCCAGAGGCGTTGAATGATTGGAACTATGTCTATCTTTATGATGTGCTCAAGAAATACTTGGAAGAGGGCCGGATAAAGATAGATAAGTCCAGACATCCACAACTGGTTACCTATCATGATTCTTGCAGCCATGGTCGAAAGATAGAGATGTCTTTTGGCCGGGGATATTATGAAGAGCCCAGGTGGATCGTTAACCAGTGCTGCGAGAATTTTGTGGAGATGCATCCTAATAGGTCAAACAGCTATTGTTGCGGGGCCGGGGCAGGAATGTGGGCCGGTCCGTATAAGGATGCGGCCAAATACCATGGCCGGCGCAAGGCAGAATCAATAAGGAACTCCGGGGCAGAAATGGTCATTGTCTCTTGTTCCAATTGCCGCGACATGATAATGAAGGCCTTAACTAAGGAATATGATCTGGATATTGAAGTCAAATACCTCTGGCAATTGGTGGCCGACTCCTTGATTTTGGAATAA